One part of the Treponema sp. OMZ 787 genome encodes these proteins:
- a CDS encoding ABC transporter ATP-binding protein, which produces MEKNVKKLNLINNIFYYLGIWLKTFPEGIAFILISIPIRIFMIYQTILIPKAIILGIETGEAPKEVLVSILTAGLLITACKVILQVLETKLMALGSRPLFYIYSVPVNKKIFELNYQTLISPEMQTKITKVKNIVMTGSSGGPFHFFGLNLSFLLTAIAGAVFFSSGIISIDLILLFIVLASGTVNLLYGIYIGKYTQKNMEDRGDDEKKEGYILTTAEDRRFAKDIRLYKMKDWLIENFEHYHRRVKKFLKAESNVQAGGKILNALMIFIRDIFAYIYLIYQLNAGTIAVSQFVFLIGLVMEFSKWMDAIVLQISNLIIFNSELSQIRFFLNTPEEKKEGDLTANDTAEKPSIEFQNLSFRYSENASWIFKDFNLKINPGEKLALVGINGAGKTTLMHLLMGLLEPTEGNILIDGKKSSDFKKQEYYNLFSPVFQDINIFPESFAANVAGTENIDKEKLKNAVTLSGLNEMVSKLPKGFESVLVKESNDEAIDLSGGQNQRMLLARALYKNAKINILDEPTAALDPVAESKIYEEYDKMSKEKTSIFISHRLASTKFCGRIILLEHGKIIEEGTHNELMKQNKTYKRMYDIQSKYYKENKGDENE; this is translated from the coding sequence ATGGAAAAAAACGTAAAAAAATTAAACCTTATAAATAACATCTTCTATTATTTGGGTATCTGGTTAAAAACCTTTCCGGAAGGCATTGCCTTTATACTCATTTCTATACCTATCCGAATTTTTATGATTTACCAAACCATCCTTATTCCAAAAGCCATTATATTGGGTATTGAAACCGGAGAAGCACCTAAAGAAGTTTTAGTTTCCATATTGACGGCAGGACTTTTAATAACTGCCTGTAAAGTTATTTTACAAGTTCTTGAAACAAAACTGATGGCACTAGGTTCCCGTCCCTTATTCTATATTTATTCGGTACCTGTAAATAAAAAAATCTTTGAGCTTAATTACCAAACCCTAATTTCTCCCGAAATGCAGACAAAGATAACCAAGGTAAAAAACATAGTTATGACCGGAAGCTCAGGCGGACCATTTCATTTTTTTGGTCTCAACCTATCTTTTCTTTTAACCGCAATTGCCGGAGCTGTTTTTTTTAGTTCAGGCATCATAAGCATCGACTTAATTCTTCTATTTATAGTTTTGGCTTCAGGGACCGTAAATTTATTGTACGGAATATACATAGGAAAATATACTCAAAAAAATATGGAAGATCGCGGCGATGACGAAAAAAAAGAAGGATACATTCTTACAACCGCTGAAGATAGACGCTTTGCAAAAGACATACGCCTTTATAAAATGAAAGATTGGCTGATTGAAAATTTTGAGCACTATCACAGGCGCGTAAAAAAATTTTTAAAAGCAGAATCCAATGTTCAGGCAGGAGGAAAAATCTTAAATGCCTTAATGATTTTTATAAGAGATATTTTTGCATACATTTACTTAATTTACCAATTAAATGCAGGAACCATTGCCGTTTCTCAATTTGTTTTTCTTATCGGCTTGGTCATGGAATTTTCAAAATGGATGGACGCTATTGTTCTTCAAATAAGCAACTTAATCATATTTAACAGCGAATTAAGCCAAATAAGATTTTTTTTAAATACTCCTGAAGAAAAAAAAGAAGGAGACTTGACAGCAAACGATACTGCCGAAAAGCCATCGATCGAATTCCAAAATCTTTCCTTTAGGTATTCTGAAAATGCTTCATGGATTTTTAAAGACTTTAATTTAAAAATTAATCCGGGAGAAAAGTTAGCTCTGGTCGGAATCAACGGAGCGGGAAAAACAACTCTCATGCATCTTTTAATGGGGCTTTTAGAACCGACAGAGGGAAATATTTTAATTGACGGGAAAAAGAGTTCCGATTTTAAAAAGCAGGAATACTATAATTTATTTTCCCCCGTATTTCAGGATATAAATATTTTTCCTGAAAGTTTTGCAGCCAATGTTGCAGGAACGGAAAATATAGACAAAGAGAAATTAAAAAATGCAGTTACTTTAAGCGGCTTAAACGAAATGGTTTCTAAACTCCCCAAGGGATTCGAATCTGTTTTAGTAAAGGAAAGTAATGATGAGGCTATCGATTTATCGGGAGGACAAAATCAAAGAATGCTTCTTGCGAGAGCTCTCTATAAAAATGCAAAAATAAATATATTGGACGAACCGACGGCTGCCTTGGATCCGGTTGCAGAAAGTAAAATATATGAAGAATATGACAAGATGAGTAAAGAAAAAACTTCTATTTTTATTTCGCACAGATTGGCATCTACAAAATTTTGCGGCAGAATTATTTTGCTCGAACACGGAAAAATAATAGAAGAAGGGACTCATAATGAACTTATGAAGCAAAACAAGACATATAAAAGAATGTATGATATTCAAAGTAAGTATTATAAAGAAAATAAAGGAGATGAAAATGAATAG
- a CDS encoding ATP-binding protein, with the protein MSTIRKMPIGVQSFEDLRSKNFIYIDKTEFIWKLVDSSKVHFLSRPRRFGKSLLLSTLKAYFLGQKELFKGLAIEKLEETEKAKREIWQKYPVFYLDFNAESYMDIKSLEAVLNTHLSLWEKEYGTETAETTFPSRFAGLIRRAYEKTGKQVVVLIDEYDKPLLQTMWKDEALNETYRTILKGFFGVIKSADQYLRFAFLTGVTKFSKVSIFSDLNNLRDLSLLSDYSAICGISQEELEAGFEPEIKSLAEKNDINYEEALTNLKQRYDGYLFARKGKPMYNPFSLISVFASGEFSSYWFATGTPTFLVEYLKKAYYNIPDLDGNVKMNEAGLESYRADAVNPLPILFQSGYLTIKDYDKEFELYRLGFPNDEVRYGFLHNLLPAYTSIPYDKTGFSVMEFTKAVREGNVDLFMEKMKGIISGIPYDNLTEKDLALREQNYQTAVYLIFALMNQFVHTEVYCATGRADCIVELKDKVYIFEFKLTSNANAEDALKQIKEKNYADKYSGSGKQIILIGASFDEEKRTIKDWKII; encoded by the coding sequence ATGAGTACGATACGAAAGATGCCCATAGGTGTTCAAAGTTTTGAAGATTTACGTTCAAAAAATTTTATCTATATCGATAAAACCGAATTTATTTGGAAGCTGGTTGACAGCAGTAAAGTTCACTTTTTAAGCCGTCCGCGCCGCTTTGGGAAGAGCCTTTTGCTTTCAACTTTAAAGGCTTATTTTTTAGGTCAAAAAGAACTCTTTAAGGGTTTAGCGATTGAGAAACTTGAAGAGACCGAAAAGGCCAAAAGAGAAATTTGGCAGAAATATCCCGTATTCTACTTGGATTTTAACGCCGAAAGCTATATGGATATCAAAAGCCTTGAAGCCGTTTTAAATACTCATCTTTCTTTATGGGAAAAAGAATATGGGACTGAAACTGCAGAGACTACTTTTCCAAGCCGCTTTGCCGGCCTTATCCGCCGAGCCTATGAAAAAACCGGTAAGCAGGTTGTCGTTCTCATAGATGAATACGATAAACCCTTGCTTCAAACCATGTGGAAGGATGAAGCCCTAAACGAAACCTACCGTACAATCCTTAAAGGCTTTTTCGGAGTTATCAAAAGTGCAGATCAGTATCTCCGTTTTGCTTTTTTAACCGGAGTTACAAAATTCAGTAAGGTCAGCATATTCAGCGATTTAAACAATTTGCGGGATTTAAGCCTATTGTCCGATTATTCGGCAATCTGCGGTATTTCGCAAGAAGAACTTGAAGCCGGGTTTGAACCTGAAATTAAATCTCTTGCAGAAAAAAATGACATAAACTATGAAGAAGCTCTTACAAATTTAAAGCAAAGATATGACGGTTACCTTTTTGCAAGAAAAGGAAAGCCAATGTATAATCCATTTAGTCTTATCAGTGTTTTTGCTTCCGGAGAATTTTCAAGCTATTGGTTTGCAACAGGCACCCCGACTTTCTTGGTTGAATATTTAAAAAAAGCTTATTACAATATTCCCGACCTTGATGGAAACGTAAAAATGAATGAAGCCGGTTTGGAATCTTATAGAGCTGATGCCGTAAACCCGTTACCAATCTTGTTTCAATCGGGCTATCTTACGATTAAAGATTATGATAAGGAATTTGAACTTTACCGCTTAGGCTTTCCCAATGATGAGGTGCGCTACGGCTTTTTACATAATTTACTTCCTGCCTATACTTCGATCCCTTACGATAAGACAGGTTTTTCCGTTATGGAATTTACCAAGGCTGTAAGAGAAGGGAATGTAGATTTATTTATGGAAAAGATGAAGGGCATAATATCGGGAATTCCTTATGATAACTTAACCGAAAAAGATTTAGCCCTGCGTGAACAAAACTATCAGACAGCTGTCTATCTTATATTCGCTTTGATGAATCAGTTTGTACACACGGAAGTATATTGTGCAACCGGAAGGGCTGATTGTATTGTAGAATTAAAAGACAAGGTTTATATCTTTGAGTTTAAACTTACCTCAAATGCAAACGCCGAAGACGCTCTTAAACAAATCAAAGAAAAAAATTATGCAGATAAGTATTCGGGAAGCGGTAAACAAATTATTCTTATCGGTGCAAGCTTTGACGAAGAAAAAAGAACTATCAAAGATTGGAAAATAATATGA
- the radA gene encoding DNA repair protein RadA: MAKKKTGNLAHRCSNCGYTQAKWLGRCPECGEWNTFEEVTINENYSAAERNLAEKFVKEAHSVPLDAIEANDAVRISTGIAEFDRVLGGGAVKRSAILIGGEPGIGKSTLLLQATSAASSGSVKKVLYVSGEESGGQIRSRADRLNLPLKNIELLCTCRLEDVERVLNKVNPVFVIIDSIQTMYSADAGAVPGTVNQLKLCAHELVSWVKERDSVLFLTAHVTKDGNIAGPKVLEHLVDTVISFERTEDDVRFLRALKNRFGSVDELGIFSMDEGGLKAIDDPSSLFITNRSGSLPAGSAAVPVCEGSRVFMVEIQALTVPAKGAVTRVFSDKIDSARVSRIAAVLEKRIGLQFSDQDIYVNVAGGIRLKEPAADLAIALALYSARANIPAQKEGAYIGELSLAGEIRSVKKLKQRIKTAQSMGFTKVVSPPPSDSETGDINTSQLFKAEDLSSAIKKVFG; encoded by the coding sequence ATGGCAAAAAAGAAAACAGGAAACCTTGCACACCGCTGTTCTAATTGCGGTTATACTCAAGCCAAATGGCTGGGGCGCTGTCCCGAATGCGGCGAGTGGAATACATTTGAAGAAGTTACAATCAATGAAAATTATTCCGCAGCCGAAAGGAATCTTGCAGAAAAATTTGTAAAGGAAGCTCACTCCGTTCCTCTCGATGCTATTGAGGCTAATGATGCAGTCCGCATTTCGACGGGGATTGCGGAATTTGACAGGGTGCTGGGAGGAGGAGCCGTAAAGCGTTCTGCAATTTTAATCGGAGGAGAGCCGGGCATAGGAAAATCGACCCTTCTCTTACAGGCCACCTCAGCCGCTTCTTCGGGCTCGGTAAAAAAAGTGCTCTATGTTTCGGGAGAAGAGTCGGGCGGTCAGATCCGTTCCAGAGCCGACAGGCTGAATCTTCCTTTAAAAAATATCGAGCTTTTATGCACTTGCAGGTTGGAAGATGTAGAGAGGGTTTTAAACAAGGTAAATCCCGTTTTTGTTATAATCGATTCAATTCAAACTATGTACTCCGCAGATGCCGGAGCTGTTCCCGGTACGGTCAATCAGTTAAAGCTATGCGCTCACGAGCTTGTGTCTTGGGTTAAGGAGAGAGACAGCGTTTTGTTTTTAACTGCCCATGTAACCAAGGACGGAAACATAGCAGGCCCCAAGGTGCTTGAACATTTGGTAGATACCGTTATCTCTTTTGAAAGAACGGAAGACGATGTGCGTTTTTTGCGTGCGTTAAAAAACCGTTTCGGCTCTGTTGATGAGCTTGGAATTTTTTCGATGGATGAGGGCGGTTTAAAGGCCATAGATGATCCATCCTCTCTATTTATTACAAACAGATCGGGCTCTCTTCCGGCCGGCTCTGCAGCAGTTCCGGTCTGCGAGGGAAGCCGCGTTTTTATGGTAGAAATACAGGCCCTTACGGTTCCTGCCAAGGGTGCGGTTACAAGAGTTTTTTCCGACAAGATAGATTCCGCCCGAGTCAGCCGCATCGCTGCCGTTTTGGAAAAAAGAATAGGCCTGCAATTTTCGGATCAGGATATTTACGTAAATGTTGCAGGCGGCATAAGGCTTAAAGAACCTGCCGCCGACCTCGCCATAGCCTTGGCTCTTTATTCCGCGAGAGCGAATATTCCTGCACAAAAAGAGGGGGCCTATATAGGCGAGCTGAGCCTCGCAGGAGAAATTCGAAGCGTGAAAAAATTAAAACAAAGAATCAAAACCGCCCAAAGCATGGGCTTTACAAAGGTTGTGTCGCCGCCGCCTTCCGATTCCGAGACGGGAGATATAAATACCTCACAGCTTTTTAAGGCAGAAGATTTAAGCTCGGCTATCAAGAAGGTGTTTGGATAG
- a CDS encoding type II toxin-antitoxin system HicB family antitoxin: MKTLEEYMKLPYKLEIIPDTDEKGFAASYPELPGCVTCGSTIAETVLNSEDAKRAWISAAIEEGIKINEPENIDFSSAQLELRMPKTLHKTLCENSKKEGMSVNQYCISLLSKISKEKRLI, encoded by the coding sequence ATGAAAACTTTGGAAGAATACATGAAATTACCTTACAAACTGGAAATAATTCCTGATACCGATGAAAAAGGGTTTGCCGCTTCTTATCCTGAACTTCCCGGATGTGTAACCTGTGGATCAACTATTGCAGAGACAGTATTAAATTCCGAAGATGCTAAAAGAGCATGGATTTCTGCGGCTATTGAAGAAGGAATAAAAATTAACGAACCTGAAAATATAGATTTTTCCTCTGCTCAATTAGAATTAAGGATGCCTAAAACTTTGCATAAAACTCTTTGTGAAAACTCAAAAAAAGAAGGAATGAGCGTAAATCAATACTGTATTTCTTTACTTTCAAAAATATCTAAAGAAAAAAGATTAATATAA
- a CDS encoding metallophosphoesterase family protein — protein sequence MKLLIISDGHGDIEKLKRIKPIADGVDGLIFGGDFAAFKKIETGAPFLDELLKIHKNIFAVLGNCDEPQFEEKLKEAGISITGEVKNFEGLILAGSGGGSKFTGMTPYERTDEELVKDLTDAFEKAKITEADNLVLVCHNPPHGAKVDKVAPMVHVGSKGITALIEKHKPLLVVSGHIHESFAVDKIGETVLVNPGALMEGRYALAEITKKEKGFEVSVELKNLD from the coding sequence ATGAAGTTGTTGATTATTTCGGATGGGCATGGGGATATTGAAAAACTAAAAAGGATAAAACCGATTGCCGACGGGGTTGACGGCCTTATTTTTGGAGGGGACTTTGCAGCCTTTAAAAAGATTGAAACGGGAGCTCCTTTTTTGGACGAGCTTTTAAAGATTCATAAAAATATTTTTGCCGTGTTGGGAAATTGCGATGAACCTCAGTTTGAAGAAAAGTTAAAAGAAGCCGGTATTTCGATTACGGGCGAGGTAAAAAATTTTGAGGGGCTCATCCTTGCAGGTTCCGGGGGCGGAAGTAAATTTACAGGTATGACCCCCTACGAAAGAACCGATGAAGAACTTGTAAAAGATCTGACCGATGCCTTTGAAAAGGCAAAGATTACTGAGGCCGATAATTTGGTTTTGGTTTGTCATAATCCTCCGCATGGGGCAAAAGTGGATAAGGTGGCTCCCATGGTGCATGTGGGTTCAAAGGGGATCACGGCTTTAATCGAAAAGCATAAACCGCTTTTGGTTGTGTCCGGGCATATTCACGAGTCCTTTGCAGTCGATAAAATCGGAGAAACTGTTTTGGTAAATCCCGGTGCCTTGATGGAAGGCCGCTATGCCCTTGCCGAAATTACAAAGAAAGAAAAAGGCTTCGAAGTTTCGGTAGAATTAAAAAACTTGGATTAA
- the rsmG gene encoding 16S rRNA (guanine(527)-N(7))-methyltransferase RsmG: MEDKLLLNGLKELNLKDRNLPTLGEASLNELHELLSLYMRELKMFNASFNLVKVKDDKELIISHILDSLSAWRFFYDEIMHDSQAPIPQKEFYIADAGTGAGFPGIPLAILFKTLGLQCVNFNLIERMQKRCTFLENVKAVLQLKNTEIIESEAEKAPQVKFDIVTCRAFRTLDKQILNTLLSLARPKGKLFLYKATEEKINEEMELIKKENLNYKIEDLHVPFLNRERRLLIIEKP; this comes from the coding sequence ATGGAAGATAAACTTTTATTAAACGGCTTAAAAGAATTAAACTTAAAAGACCGAAACCTGCCGACCTTAGGCGAAGCCTCTCTTAACGAATTACATGAACTTTTAAGCCTTTACATGAGGGAGCTTAAAATGTTTAATGCCTCATTTAATTTGGTAAAGGTAAAAGACGACAAGGAATTGATTATCTCCCATATTTTGGATTCCCTTTCGGCTTGGCGTTTTTTTTATGATGAAATTATGCACGACAGTCAAGCCCCGATTCCGCAAAAAGAATTTTACATAGCCGATGCAGGAACAGGAGCCGGTTTCCCCGGCATTCCGCTTGCAATTCTTTTTAAAACATTGGGGCTTCAATGCGTAAATTTCAATTTAATTGAAAGGATGCAAAAGCGCTGCACCTTTTTGGAAAACGTCAAGGCTGTTCTCCAATTAAAGAACACCGAGATTATCGAAAGCGAAGCCGAAAAAGCTCCGCAAGTCAAATTCGATATTGTAACATGCAGGGCCTTCCGCACCTTGGATAAGCAGATTCTGAATACCCTGCTCTCTCTTGCAAGACCTAAAGGTAAATTGTTTTTATACAAGGCCACGGAAGAAAAAATCAATGAAGAAATGGAGCTTATTAAAAAAGAAAATCTAAACTATAAAATAGAAGATCTCCATGTTCCTTTTTTGAACAGGGAGCGCCGGCTCCTCATAATCGAAAAACCTTAA
- a CDS encoding aldehyde dehydrogenase, protein MNNEIETIVKNCRNFFETNQTKSYEFRLSQLLKLQEVLDKNKKELLDALYSDLHKTKMEGFFSEFAIVRGELKFAIKHLKKWMKPKRVPTSIAHFKSSSRIVYEPFGTVLIMSPWNYPLNLTLAPLVGAIAAGNCSVVKPSNYSPATSALLKKIISENFPPEYISVITGGREENSKLLEERFDYIFFTGGTTVGKLVMEAASKYVTPITLELGGKSPCVVEKSANLKVAARRIAFGKYLNAGQTCVAPDYLLIQDEVKEKFIEELKAALKEFFPTETYLDMHLPRIVNEKHFDRLMGLIEGEKIIIGGTGEKNRKFIEPTVLDNITFDSKIMQEEIFGPLLPVISFKTMDEAIKLIKSREKPLASYLFTTDANIEKKFLNEVSFGGGCINDTIVHLASDHLPFGGVGFSGMGKYHGDESFKVFSNAKSILKKSNLIDIKLRYHPYSEKKLTIIDRMM, encoded by the coding sequence ATGAATAACGAAATAGAAACAATCGTAAAAAATTGCAGAAACTTTTTTGAGACAAATCAAACAAAAAGCTACGAGTTTAGGCTTTCTCAATTATTAAAGCTGCAAGAAGTCTTGGACAAAAATAAAAAAGAACTTTTAGATGCCCTTTATTCCGATTTGCATAAAACTAAGATGGAAGGCTTCTTTTCGGAATTTGCAATCGTGCGGGGAGAACTTAAATTTGCAATCAAACACTTAAAAAAATGGATGAAGCCTAAACGGGTTCCGACCTCGATTGCGCATTTTAAAAGCTCAAGCAGAATAGTGTATGAGCCCTTCGGCACCGTCCTCATCATGTCGCCTTGGAACTATCCTTTAAACTTAACCCTAGCACCATTGGTAGGCGCCATTGCTGCAGGAAACTGTTCCGTTGTAAAACCTTCAAACTATTCGCCTGCAACTTCCGCTCTTTTAAAAAAAATTATCTCCGAAAACTTTCCGCCGGAGTACATATCGGTAATTACGGGGGGACGGGAAGAAAACTCAAAACTCTTGGAAGAGCGTTTTGACTACATCTTTTTTACAGGCGGAACAACCGTCGGTAAGCTCGTCATGGAAGCGGCCTCAAAATATGTAACACCCATAACCTTGGAGCTCGGCGGAAAGTCTCCCTGCGTGGTCGAAAAATCGGCAAACTTAAAAGTCGCCGCCCGCCGCATAGCCTTCGGAAAATATCTTAATGCCGGGCAAACCTGCGTAGCCCCCGATTATCTTTTAATTCAAGATGAGGTAAAAGAAAAATTTATCGAAGAGTTAAAAGCGGCCTTAAAAGAATTCTTTCCCACGGAAACCTATTTGGATATGCACCTTCCCCGCATCGTAAACGAAAAACATTTTGACCGCCTCATGGGCTTGATTGAGGGAGAAAAAATAATAATCGGCGGCACGGGAGAAAAAAACAGAAAATTTATTGAGCCCACGGTTTTGGATAATATCACCTTCGATTCCAAAATAATGCAGGAAGAAATTTTCGGGCCCCTCCTTCCCGTGATAAGTTTTAAGACAATGGATGAAGCGATTAAACTGATTAAGTCCCGCGAAAAGCCCTTGGCCTCTTATCTTTTTACAACCGATGCAAATATCGAAAAAAAATTCCTCAATGAGGTTTCCTTCGGAGGCGGCTGCATAAACGATACTATCGTCCACCTCGCAAGCGATCATCTTCCCTTCGGAGGAGTCGGCTTTAGCGGCATGGGAAAATATCACGGCGATGAAAGTTTTAAGGTTTTCAGCAATGCAAAAAGCATCTTAAAAAAATCCAACCTCATCGACATTAAGCTCCGCTACCATCCATATTCGGAAAAAAAATTAACCATAATCGACAGGATGATGTAG
- a CDS encoding radical SAM protein, with protein MLSFEDFDFKEYDSCTLCPKNCRVNRNKGEKGFCRETRELRLAWAGLHFGEEPPITGAGGSGTIFVTGCNLRCSFCQNYQISQEGMGRAVSLEEFVSLCFLLEKEGAENINIVTGSHAIPAIAIGLKEAKMRGLKIPVVWNSSAYETEEAVSLLSDCVDGWLPDLKTLNPQVSSQIFYAPDYPETATRAILKMAEISPLKIETEDEKKYPFGKLYSGVIVRHLALPSRMADSRAVLRWFAKNLRDRALISVMTQYTPVKRLGGIKSYSPFENRMLSPEEDEDLKELLLKLKIDEGFYQELVASDDWLPDFNRVQTFSSELSKPLWHWKHE; from the coding sequence ATGCTTTCATTTGAAGATTTTGATTTTAAAGAATATGACTCATGCACTCTCTGCCCGAAAAATTGCAGGGTAAACCGCAACAAGGGCGAAAAGGGCTTTTGCCGCGAAACAAGGGAGCTTCGCCTTGCATGGGCAGGCCTCCACTTCGGGGAAGAGCCGCCTATCACGGGAGCCGGAGGCTCAGGGACAATCTTTGTTACGGGCTGCAACCTACGCTGTTCTTTTTGCCAAAACTATCAGATATCCCAAGAAGGCATGGGAAGGGCCGTAAGCCTTGAAGAATTTGTCTCCTTGTGTTTTCTACTTGAAAAAGAGGGCGCCGAAAACATAAACATCGTTACGGGAAGCCACGCAATCCCTGCAATAGCCATCGGCTTAAAAGAAGCAAAAATGCGGGGCTTAAAAATTCCTGTAGTCTGGAATTCTTCCGCCTATGAAACCGAAGAAGCTGTAAGCCTCCTTTCGGACTGCGTTGACGGCTGGCTCCCCGATTTAAAAACGTTGAACCCGCAAGTCTCTTCTCAAATTTTTTATGCACCCGACTATCCCGAAACGGCAACAAGGGCCATCTTAAAGATGGCAGAAATCTCCCCCTTAAAAATCGAAACGGAAGATGAAAAAAAATACCCTTTCGGAAAACTATATTCTGGCGTAATAGTCCGTCACCTTGCCCTCCCCTCCCGAATGGCGGACTCAAGGGCAGTCTTAAGATGGTTTGCAAAAAACTTACGGGACAGGGCTCTCATCTCGGTGATGACCCAATACACTCCCGTTAAAAGGCTCGGCGGAATCAAAAGTTATTCCCCCTTTGAAAACCGAATGTTAAGCCCGGAAGAAGACGAGGACTTAAAGGAGCTTCTTTTAAAGCTAAAAATAGATGAGGGCTTTTATCAAGAGCTTGTCGCCTCCGATGACTGGCTCCCCGATTTTAACCGGGTACAAACCTTTTCGTCGGAACTTTCAAAACCCCTGTGGCATTGGAAGCATGAATAA
- the tsaD gene encoding tRNA (adenosine(37)-N6)-threonylcarbamoyltransferase complex transferase subunit TsaD: MKILGIESSCDETAAAVVEDGNKILSNIVATQIPFHKMYNGVVPEIASRKHTEWILPIVKQALAEADVSLDQIDGIAATGRPGLMGSLLVGLTFAKTLAWSSGKPFIAVNHMLGHLYASHLEHDIPYPYLGLLVSGGHSIICKVNNFDGIEVLGTTIDDAPGEAFDKVAKFYNLGYPGGAVIDKLAKNGNPKAANFPMPIIHKEGHKYDVSYSGLKTAVINQIDQFWNKDFEKTPENIAAAFQARAVKILLRPLLDASIDTGLKTIVAGGGVAANSLLREKLAEHKELKCIFPSLKFCTDNAAMIAGLGYHYLKRGDRTPFTVEASARVEGFSKKGRH; the protein is encoded by the coding sequence ATGAAGATATTAGGAATAGAAAGTTCTTGCGATGAAACTGCGGCGGCAGTCGTCGAAGACGGAAATAAGATTTTAAGCAATATCGTGGCTACGCAGATTCCTTTTCACAAAATGTATAACGGAGTTGTTCCCGAAATAGCAAGCCGAAAACATACCGAGTGGATTTTACCGATTGTAAAGCAGGCTCTGGCCGAAGCAGATGTAAGTCTTGACCAAATAGACGGAATCGCCGCCACGGGAAGGCCGGGGCTTATGGGTTCTCTTTTAGTCGGACTAACCTTTGCAAAGACCCTTGCATGGTCTTCGGGTAAGCCCTTTATCGCCGTAAACCACATGCTGGGTCACCTTTATGCAAGCCATCTGGAACACGATATACCCTATCCTTATCTGGGGCTTTTAGTTTCGGGCGGACACTCGATTATCTGCAAGGTAAATAATTTTGACGGCATCGAAGTTCTGGGAACCACAATCGACGATGCCCCGGGGGAAGCCTTTGACAAGGTTGCCAAGTTTTATAATTTGGGCTACCCGGGAGGAGCCGTAATCGACAAGCTCGCCAAAAACGGAAATCCCAAGGCGGCAAACTTTCCCATGCCCATAATCCACAAAGAAGGGCATAAGTACGATGTTTCCTATTCGGGATTAAAAACCGCCGTCATAAACCAGATAGACCAATTTTGGAATAAGGATTTTGAAAAAACTCCTGAGAATATAGCGGCGGCCTTTCAAGCAAGAGCTGTAAAGATTTTGCTCAGGCCGCTCTTGGATGCCTCGATAGATACGGGCTTAAAAACTATAGTCGCAGGCGGAGGCGTTGCAGCCAATTCTTTGTTGAGGGAAAAACTTGCAGAACACAAGGAATTGAAATGCATCTTCCCCTCTCTTAAATTTTGCACGGATAACGCAGCGATGATTGCAGGCCTCGGCTATCATTACCTAAAACGCGGCGACAGAACGCCCTTTACCGTCGAAGCCTCTGCCAGAGTCGAAGGCTTCAGCAAAAAAGGCCGTCATTAA